One Misgurnus anguillicaudatus chromosome 19, ASM2758022v2, whole genome shotgun sequence genomic region harbors:
- the bptf gene encoding nucleosome-remodeling factor subunit BPTF isoform X11 has protein sequence MRGRRGRPPKTPLMQEPSSGPVRGLRPRRTLKPKVRGSSDEEFVSPKRGSHHHTTRGRRKARTAGTRGRGRGRGSGRGRGRRSATSGVVYDDHESDEDDDDAVSLRSELDEYIEEHLSDEEEDEEEAINDESDYLEELEGEDEDDASYCTESSHGSAAGRKRPRPRRPPSPILEQKEIPLLELPVSSEDLLIPNEQLLNASAIYEVLRSFSTVLRLSPFRFEDFCAALVGQEQCTLMAETHISLLKAILREEDTSNTTFGPADLKDSVNSTLYFIDGMTWPEVVRAYCESDPEYHHVLPDLEGEEYPFSPLESKVKVLQFLVDQFLTTNLAREELMSEGVIQYDDHCRVCHRLGDLLCCETCSAVYHLECVKPPLEEVPEDEWQCEICVAHKVPGVTDCLTEFQKSRPYIRQEPIGYDRHQRKYWFLNRRIIVEEDGDNENKKTWYYSTKVQLGELLEVLDKQYWENDLCSVMEEMREEVHSHMDITEELTNKARGNTKAYLTVANDVILDRLKTKQEAELEEVKRRAAEEAEKARQEADLGSGEPGGSDTGTPANGSCSKQDSSNGNSTNEQTSANVAAVPADEESGTGVPETLTTSKTDSQSPTGNAVTWSSAKEEKESTDGVKELAGKSSESVEGNSVLVTEPPSTADDNSCSSNFSISDCLRAPEEPDLADRSSQSSLNSQEDAGDNKANGDGVKTGASRMVTRLRNPDSKLSQRKVMQDKDGSSQDGYKALKESSPLSSFGSKRDFNKQGIYGGFFKLGHEGKFRVYHNQYSTNTLALNKHQHREDHDKRRHLSHKFCMTTAAEFKWNGSLYGSKSLTLSTLRLTIIQLENNVPAPFLHPNWASHRTNWIKAVQMCSKAREFALALAILECAIKPVVMLPMWKDSLGHTRLHRMTSVEREEKEKVKKREKKLEDEETMQQATWVKYTFPIKHQVWKQKGEEYRVTGYGGWSWVSKTHVHRFLPKLPGNTNPNYRKELEAAKMGVDNQAAFSKTLKTSAKTEENSALNEAEKDSVQDTSLNSTDEKPPVEKEVVLQDKVGDVKENEITEEKNNVSDEQNENQEIEGKQDEKNASVEKMDTSAPTDANDDKADITNASSNDSPFKGESFESEVTKDSSPSDPQNSLFSDVVNVSDGFLQRTAYKKKVKASKLDGLLERRVKQFTLEEKERLEKLRETVSKPLTEKEEKTFGAQDQKVKLEESIPETPKTSKTDALAGPAIHGKDPVVKKLYFNQDEEQSGTNTSGQNNNLDVRLSDSAPKDCQKSAEPEPKTASRVAMSELNGNSLSLDTSLNLNAKPDKMFLEGVCATPESTETVSENNENNLDVKKTTPPQVNGKDGLVDSQCENLTENINTKELTSSLSEEIKAISPKEPVKSLTNGDATQECLKEWTNSSIPQVKSDELTNSDVDYQPPQKVSKLENVSQETVDTSVSSSVPEPSSAASEPNVKPEVPSLNSKVEPMQVEEVKPLVSSPVQSAEESSLSSDITENSSSLGEMTTVITQFTTTTTTVSTESCTVMSSGLASNNGISTSLPTDSKLESSSTVSTLSTTSTTTVTKVTNSSEEALVTKESKTVVTETRTGTKTGPCGSSVTSMTVSQAYSTKDRVQLLKFSRTKKARSGTALPSYRKFVTKSSKKSIFVLPNDELKKLARRGGIREVPIFNYNAKPAVDIWPYPSPRPTFGITWRYRLQTVRSLAGVSLMLRLLWACLRWDDMSVKPSPAVGTTRTETSDTDITTTEIIKRRDVGPYGIRSEYCIRKIICPLGVPDTPKETPTPQRKGLRSSALRPKKPEPAKQTGPVVIETWVAEEDLELWEIRAFTERVEREKAQASDPTKVSVQKKAEEIKAQLENQLKQQRLAAQQKRLEQQRPGVTSNTSTITSTTNTPGTTNQKVVVETASGQATPVPKMVMATKLGSPVTFQQNKNFQQSFASWVNKQGQPVSTSSVVTVAASSATTSGQTFHIAAATGSMGGSVITAKLPVPANSKIVTVNVPTTQGGLVQVQQKVVGIIPSSTTGTAQSFPSFQPRSGTINIRPNTTTTTQQVITTGTPLRPGMTVIRSPLQQPATIGKTIIRTPVMVQQGQGQQTVQTSSGVPAVSSPPRLPALSQPQTPQTPPAPRPQQGQVKLTLAQLTQLTQGAQHGGSQGLTVVIQGQGQTTGQLQVIPQGVTVIPGPGQQLMQAAMPNGQVQRFLFTPMPPVPVSTPAAPCTTPSLGTPVQAAPTTPAAPTQPAVQPAPQPQTQTPTSHSLMPPQIAPAVPTTAIPQPISAPQPRPPEQVQPQPQVLPQIAAKPPTPVPPAPIPQLRPTIAPAPQVTTLPVSPQVAQTTVTKVQPQIQLPPQLLSVPGLQQQVISHIQSQVAAQIQAQVQQVGTTAGIPQQIKLQLPIQIQQQSGGQVQTHQIQNLVTIQTTSVQEQLQRIQQLCEKQQQKKKQQEAKREQSQQNSSQSDLLQKQVAQKQNVAIEQLKQKKTMTPAEREENQRMIVCNQVMKFILDKIDKDERQAAKKRKREESVEQKRTKQNASKLSALLFKHKEQLKADILKKRALLDKELQLQVQEELRRDLIKLRREKERAQAAAAQAAAAAAAAASAHAHTGLSTYTPTVTSPSSTHKRKRDEERDAAAAAAAKSKRKKMISTTSKENKRDIKLYCVCKTPYDESKFYIGCDLCSNWYHGECVGITEKEAKKMDDYICADCKRAQEGSTEELYCICRTPYDESQFYIGCDRCQNWYHGRCVGILQSEATHIDEYVCPQCQSTEDAMTVLTPLTDKDYEGLKRILRSLQSHKMAWPFLEPVDPNDAPDYYGIIKEPMDLSTMEERIQKRFYSKLTEFVADMTKIFDNCRYYNPSDSPFYQCAEFLESFFVQKLKAFKASRSHNNKLQSSAS, from the exons ATGAGGGGGAGACGAGGCAGGCCGCCCAAAACCCCACTGATGCAGGAGCCCTCGTCGGGGCCGGTGCGCGGTCTAAGACCCCGTCGGACTTTGAAGCCGAAAGTGAGAGGGTCATCGGACGAGGAGTTTGTCAGCCCGAAACGAGGAAGCCATCATCATACGACACGAGGCCGGAGGAAAGCGCGAACCGCGGGTACGAGAGGCAGGGGGAGAGGTAGGGGATCGGGCAGAGGCAGGGGACGGCGGAGCGCCACCAGCGGGGTGGTGTACGACGACCACGAAAGCGACGAAGATGACGACGATGCGGTCAGTTTGCGCTCAGAGTTGGACGAATACATTGAGGAGCATCTGTCGGACGAGGAGGAAGACGAGGAGGAGGCCATCAACGATGAGTCGGACTACCTGGAGGAGCTGGAGGGAGAGGATGAAGATGATGCGAGTTACTGCACGGAGAGCAGCCACGGCAGCGCTGCAG GTCGAAAACGGCCAAGACCAAGACGGCCACCTTCTCCTATTCTTGAACAAAAGGAGATCCCTTTGCTTGAGTTGCCCGTGTCCTCCGAGGATCTCCTCATTCCCAACGAGCAGCTCCTCAACGCGTCGGCCATTTACGAGGTCCTCCGCAGTTTCAGCACCGTCTTGCGCCTCTCTCCGTTCCGTTTCGAGGACTTCTGCGCTGCTCTGGTAGGTCAGGAGCAGTGCACGTTAATGGCGGAGACGCACATCTCCCTCCTGAAAGCTATCTTGCGAGAAGAGGACACGTCCAACACCACGTTCGGACCTGCGGACCTCAAGGACAGCGTGAACTCCACGCTGTACTTCATCGACGGCATGACCTGGCCGGAGGTAGTGCGCGCTTACTGCGAGAGCGACCCCGAATATCACCACGTGCTCCCGGACCTGGAGGGTGAAGAGTATCCGTTCAGCCCGTTGGAGAGTAAAGTCAAGGTCCTGCAGTTCCTAGTGGACCAATTCCTCACCACCAACCTCGCTCGTGAGGAGCTGATGTCCGAGGGTGTCATTCAGTACGACGACCATTGCCGGGTGTGCCACAGACTGGGCGATTTGCTGTGCTGCGAGACCTGCTCGGCGGTGTATCATCTGGAGTGCGTGAAGCCGCCTCTGGAGGAGGTGCCCGAGGACGAGTGGCAGTGTGAGATCTGCGTGGCGCACAAAGTGCCTGGCGTGACGGACTGTTTGACGGAGTTCCAGAAGAGCCGGCCGTACATCCGACAGGAGCCCATTGGTTATGACCGGCATCAGAGAAAATACTGGTTTCTGAACAGGAGGATTATTGT AGAGGAGGATGGcgataatgaaaataaaaagacCTGGTACTATAGCACTAAAGTTCAGCTAGGTGAACTGTTGGAGGTTCTGGATAAGCAGTACTGGGAGAATGACCTTTGCTCTGTGATGGAGGAGATGAGAGAAGAGGTCCATTCTCACATGGACATTACAGAGGAGCTCACTAACAAGGCTCGTGGGAATACCAAGGCGTACCTCACTGTTGCCAATG ATGTGATACTTGACCGCCTGAAGACCAAGCAGGAGGCGGAGCTTGAGGAAGTGAAACGAAGGGCGGCAGAGGAGGCTGAGAAGGCCAGACAGGAAGCAGATTTGGGTTCTGGTGAACCAGGAGGGAGCGACACTGGGACTCCTGCAAATGGATCGTGTTCAAAACAAGATTCCAGTAATGGAAACTCGACGAATGAGCAGACGTCTGCAAACG TTGCAGCTGTCCCGGCTGATGAAGAGAGTGGGACCGGTGTTCCTGAGACGCTCACAACGTCTAAAACCGACTCCCAGAGTCCCACAGGGAATGCCGTGACTTGGTCTTCCGCCAAGGAGGAGAAGGAAAGTACAGACGGGGTAAAAGAGTTGGCAG GTAAAAGCTCAGAGTCGGTTGAAGGGAATTCTGTACTGGTAACTGAACCTCCATCCACGGCGGATGACAACAGCTGCAGCAGTAATTTCTCCATCTCCGATTGCCTGCGAGCTCCAGAAGAACCTGACCTGGCGGATCGGTCTTCACAGTCTTCCTTAAACAGCCAGGAAGATGCAG GTGATAATAAAGCGAATGGAGATGGCGTTAAGACAGGAGCTTCGCGCATGGTTACACGACTCCGCAATCCTGATAGCAAGCTGAGCCAACGCAAGGTCATGCAAGACAAAGATGGCAGCTCTCAGGATGGATATAAAGCACTTAAGGAG TCTTCACCGCTATCATCCTTTGGCTCGAAGAGAGATTTCAACAAGCAGGGCATCTACGGTGGCTTTTTCAAGCTTGGCCATGAGGGAAAATTTCGCGTCTACCACAACCAGTACAGCACTAACACGCTGGCGCTGAACAAACACCAACATCGCGAGGACCACGACAAACGCAGACATCTCTCCCACAAGTTCTGCATGACCACTGCTGCTGAATTCAAGTGGAACGGTTcgttgtatgggtcaaaatcgCTGACTTTGTCTACACTGAGGTTAACCATCATCCAGctggaaaacaatgtccctgcGCCATTCCTACATCCAAACTGGGCCTCACACAG GACCAACTGGATAAAAGCTGTTCAGATGTGCAGCAAGGCAAGAGAATTCGCTTTAGCTTTGGCCATTCTAGAATGTGCTATTAAACCAGTGGTCATGCTGCCGATGTGGAAGGATTCCCTGGGTCACACAAG GCTGCATCGTATGACCTCTGTGGAGCGGGAAGAGAAGGAGAAGGTGAAAAAGAGGGAGAAAAAACTGGAGGATGAAGAGACTATGCAGCAGGCCACGTGGGTGAAGTACACGTTTCCCATCAAACACCAG GTGTGGAAGCAGAAGGGTGAGGAGTACAGGGTGACCGGGTATGGAGGCTGGAGCTGGGTCAGTAAAACACACGTTCATCGTTTTCTCCCAAAACTACCTGGAAACACCAATCCCAACTACCGAAAAGAACTTGAGG CAGCTAAAATGGGAGTGGACAATCAGGCAGCTTTCTCAAAAACGCTAAAAACTTCAGCAAAAACAGAGGAAAACTCTGCTTTAAATGAGGCTGAAAAGGACAGTGTTCAAGACACATCGTTGAATTCTACTGATGAAAAGCCACCAGTGGAAAAAGAAGTTGTGTTACAAGACAAAGTTGGAGATGTAAAGGAGAATGAAATCACAGAGGAAAAGAACAATGTAAGTGATGAACAAAACGAGAATCAAGAAATAGAAGGCAAGCAAGATGAGAAAAATGCATCTGTAGAAAAAATGGACACTAGCGCCCCGACTGATGCGAATGATGATAAAG CTGACATTACAAATGCTTCATCAAATGACTCACCATTCAAAGGGGAGTCTTTTGAAAGCGAAGTTACTAAAGATAGCTCTCCGAGTGATCCCCAGAATTCCCTCTTTTCTGATGTTGTAAATGTCAGTGATGGATTCCTGCAACGAACAGCATACAAAAAGAAAGTAAAGGCCTCAAAACTTGATGGCCTTTTAGAGAGGCGGGTCAAACAATTCACCTTGGAGGAGAAGGAGAGGTTAGAAAAACTAAGGGAGACTGTTTCTAAACCTTTGACAGAAAAGGAAGAAAAAACCTTTGGTGCACAAGACCAAAAGGTGAAGCTTGAAGAAAGTATCCCTGAAACTCCAAAAACTAGCAAGACAGATGCACTTGCAGGCCCAGCAATACATGGAAAAGACCCTGTTGTCAAAAAGCTTTATTTTAACCAAGATGAAGAGCAGTCGGGAACAAACACATCGGGACAGAACAATAACCTGGATGTCAGGTTAAGTGACTCGGCCCCTAAAGACTGTCAGAAATCGGCAGAACCAGAACCCAAAACAGCCAGTAGAGTAGCAATGTCCGAGCTCAATGGAAATTCTTTAAGTCTTGATACGAGCCTCAACTTGAACGCCAAGCCAGACAAAATGTTTTTAGAAGGTGTGTGTGCTACACCTGAAAGCACAGAAACTGTTAGTGAGAACAATGAGAATAATCTggatgtaaaaaaaactacgcCCCCACAGGTCAATGGCAAAGATGGCCTCGTTGACTCACAATGTGAGAACTTGACCGAAAACATTAACACAAAGGAGCTAACCAGTAGCCTTAGTGAGGAAATCAAAGCAATATCACCGAAGGAACCAGTGAAGTCGCTAACAAATGGTGATGCCACTCAGGAGTGTCTTAAAGAATGGACTAATAGCTCGATTCCTCAGGTGAAATCTGATGAACTTACTAACTCTGACGTGGACTATCAACCACCTCAGAAAGTGTCCAAGTTGGAAAACGTCAGCCAAGAAACTGTAGACACTTCTGTTAGCTCGTCTGTACCTGAACCTTCCTCAGCAGCTTCAGAGCCAAACGTAAAACCTGAGGTGCCTAGTCTTAATTCAAAGGTGGAGCCGATGCAAGTTGAGGAAGTAAAACCTCTAGTTTCCTCCCCAGTGCAGTCAGCAGAAGAGTCCAGCTTAAGCAGCGACATCACTGAAAACAGCAGCAGCCTTGGTGAGATGACAACAGTCATTACTCAATTCACCACAACTACGACTACAGTATCCACAGAGTCCTGCACAGTGATGTCCTCGGGTCTTGCTTCCAATAACGGGATCAGTACGTCTCTACCAACAGATTCTAAATTGGAGTCTAGTAGCACTGTTTCGACACTCTCCACGACAAGTACAACTACTGTCACCAAAGTTACAAACTCATCCGAGGAAGCTCTAGTAACAAAAGAGTCCAAGACTGTTGTCACAGAAACTCGAACTGGTACCAAAACAGGTCCTTGCgggtcctctgtgacctctatGACAGTGAGTCAAGCATATTCCACCAAGGACAGGGTACAGCTGTTAAAGTTCTCCCGAACCAAGAAAGCGCGGTCTGGGACGGCCTTGCCCTCGTACCGCAAGTTTGTAACCAAGAGCAGCAAGAAGAGTATCTTTGTGCTTCCCAATGATGAGTTAAAGAAGCTTGCGAGGCGCGGTGGCATTCGTGAAGTTCCTATCTTTAACTACAATGCCAAGCCAGCCGTAGACATCTGGCCCTACCCATCTCCTCGACCAACATTTGGGATCACGTGGAG ATATCGACTCCAGACTGTGAGGTCTTTGGCTGGAGTGAGCTTAATGCTACGACTGCTCTGGGCCTGCCTCAGATGGGATGATATGTCTGTGAAGCCCTCACCCGCTGTAGGGACAACACGAACAG AAACATCTGACACAGATATCACCACCACGGAGATCATTAAGCGGAGAGATGTTGGGCCTTATGGCATTCGTTCAGAGTATTGCATCAGAAAGATTATCTGTCCCCTTGGGGTTCCTGACACCCCCAAAG AAACTCCCACGCCCCAAAGAAAGGGGCTACGGTCAAGTGCCCTGAGACCAAAAAAGCCAGAACCAGCTAAGCAGACAGGGCCTGTTGTGATCGAAACTTGGGTGGCTGAGGAAGATCTGGAGCTATGGGAGATAAGAGCCTTTACTGAAAG ggtTGAGAGGGAGAAGGCACAAGCGTCTGACCCGACTAAGGTTAGTGTGCAGAAGAAAGCAGAAGAGATCAAAGCCCAATTGGAAAATCAGCTAAAGCAGCAGAGATTGGCAGCCCAGCAG AAACGGTTGGAGCAGCAGAGACCTGGTGTCACCAGCAACACATCCACCATAACCAGCACAACTAATACACCTGGAACCACTAATCAGAAAGTGGTGGTGGAAACCGCTAGCGGTCAGGCAACTCCAGTGCCAAAAATGGTAATGGCCACCAAGCTGGGTTCTCCAGTGACATTCCAGCAAAACAAGAACTTCCAGCAGTCCTTTGCTTCCTGGGTCAACAAGCAAGGACAACCAG TCTCCACCAGTTCGGTTGTGACCGTGGCGGCGAGTAGCGCCACCACGTCCGGGCAAACGTTCCACATCGCAGCTGCTACGGGGTCGATGGGCGGCAGTGTCATCACAGCTAAACTGCCTGTTCCAGCCAACAGCAAGATAGTCACAGTGAACGTGCCAACCACACAAGGAG GTTTGGTGCAAGTACAGCAGAAAGTGGTGGGCATCATTCCATCCAGCACAACAGGCACCGCTCAATCCTTCCCTTCATTCCAGCCCCGTAGTGGCACCATCAACATCAGACCCAACACAACCACCACCACTCAGCAG GTCATAACAACAGGGACACCTCTCAGACCAGGAATGACAGTGATTCGTTCTCCCCTACAACAGCCTGCGACTATTGGGAAGACCATCATTCGCACACCAGTGATGGTTCAACAAG GTCAGGGGCAACAAACCGTTCAGACCAGTTCAGGAGTTCCAGCAGTGAGCAGTCCACCCCGCCTCCCTGCACTAAGCCAACCCCAGACTCCGCAAACACCCCCTGCGCCCCGACCACAGCAGGGTCAGGTCAAACTCACCCTGGCTCAACTGACGCAGCTCACCCAGGGGGCTCAG CATGGAGGGAGCCAGGGCTTGACGGTTGTGATTCAAGGACAAGGTCAAACCACAGGCCAGCTGCAGGTCATACCTCAGGGCGTAACGGTCATTCCGGGTCCAGGTCAGCAGCTCATGCAGGCTGCCATGCCCAACGGCCAAGTCCAACGCTTCCTGTTCACTCCTATGCCCCCAGTACCAGTGTCTACACCTGCCGCCCCCTGTACGACACCCTCGTTGGGCACCCCGGTCCAAGCTGCCCCCACCACTCCTGCTGCACCCACGCAACCAG CAGTTCAGCCCGCTCCACAACCCCAAACACAAACTCCAACATCCCATTCACTCATGCCACCACAAATAGCCCCCGCTGTCCCGACCACCGCCATTCCCCAACCGATCTCTGCCCCGCAGCCTCGCCCTCCAGAGCAGGTCCAACCTCAGCCACAAGTCCTGCCCCAAATCGCAGCCAAGCCCCCCACACCCGTACCCCCCGCGCCAATACCGCAGCTGAGACCCACCATCGCCCCAGCTCCGCAGGTCACAACACTCCCCGTATCCCCGCAAGTGGCTCAGACCACAGTAACCAAAGTCCAGCCCCAGATTCAGCTCCCCCCACAGCTCCTCAGCGTTCCCGGGCTTCAGCAGCAGGTCATCTCTCACATCCAGAGTCAGGTAGCAGCTCAGATTCAAGCTCAGGTCCAGCAGGTCGGGACCACGGCAGGAATTCCCCAGCAGATCAAACTGCAACTGCCTATTCAGATCCAGCAGCAGAGCGGAGGGCAGGTCCAGACTCACCAGATCCAGAACCTGGTGACGATCCAGACGACCAGCGTGCAGGAACAGCTCCAGCGAATCCAGCAGCTCTGCGAAAAACAACAgcagaagaagaaacagcaggaGGCTAAGCGAGAGCAAAGTCAGCAGAACTCGAGTCAAAGTGACCTGCTGCAGAAACAG GTGGCTCAGAAGCAGAATGTAGCCATAGAGCAGTTGAAGCAGAAGAAAACCATGACTCCTGCTGAGAGAGAGGAGAACCAGAG GATGATCGTCTGTAACCAAGTGATGAAGTTCATCCTGGATAAAATTGATAAGGACGAGAGGCAGGCGGCTAAAAAGAGGAAACGAGAGGAGTCGGTGGAGCAGAAGCGCACCAAGCAGAACGCCAGCAAGCTGTCGGCTCTGCTCTTCAAACACAAGGAGCAGCTGAAGGCCGACATCCTGAAGAAGAGAGCACTGCTAGATAAAGAGCTCCAGCTGCAGGTGCAG GAGGAGTTGAGGAGAGATCTCATTAAACTGAGGAGGGAGAAGGAGAGAGCGCAGGCCGCAGCGGCACAAGCAGCCGCAGCTGCCGCGGCAGCCGCCTCTGCCCACGCTCACACCGGCCTCTCCACGTACACGCCGACGGTTACCTCCCCCTCCTCCACACACAAACGCAAGCGGGATGAGGAAAGAGACGCGGCGGCGGCCGCTGCCGCCAAGTCCAAACGGAAGAAAATGATCTCCACTACCTCAAAGGAGAACAAGAGGGACATCAAGTTATACTGCGTCTGCAAAACGCCCTATGATGAGTCCAA GTTCTACATCGGATGTGACCTGTGCTCTAACTGGTACCATGGGGAGTGTGTGGGTATCACAGAGAAAGAAGCCAAGAAGATGGATGACTACATCTGCGCAGATTGTAAACGGGCACAGGAAGGCAGCACGGAGGAGCTCTACTGCATCTGCAGGACTCCATACGACGAATCACA gttctACATTGGTTGCGACCGTTGTCAGAACTGGTACCATGGTCGCTGTGTGGGCATCTTGCAGAGTGAAGCCACACACATCGATGAGTATGTGTGCCCGCAGTGCCAGTCTACAGAGGACGCCATGACGGTACTGACGCCGCTCACAGATAAAGACTACGAGGGTTTGAAGCGAATCCTGCGCTCCTTACAG TCCCATAAAATGGCATGGCCATTCCTGGAACCAGTGGATCCGAATGACGCTCCGGATTATTATGGGATCATCAAGGAACCGATGG ACCTGTCAACAATGGAGGAGAGGATACAGAAGCGCTTTTACAGCAAACTCACAGAGTTTGTAGCGGACATGACCAAAATCTTCGACAACTGCCGCTACTACAACCCCAGCGACTCGCCCTTTTACCAGTGTGCAGAGTTCCTGGAGTCCTTCTTTGTACAGAAACTAAAAGCTTTTAAAGCAAGCAG GTCTCATAACAACAAACTTCAGTCGTCAGCCTCATAG